ATTACTTTTTCGCGGCGGGCTTTGCCGTCTTGGCAGCCGGCTTGCCGTTGGCAGCGGGTGCTGCTGCGCCTTCGGCAGGTGCCGCGCCTTCAGCGGCAGGTGCCGGTTCTTCGGCGACCAGCGGCGGCACGGCCGACACGATGACCGGGTTCAGCTTGCCGTGGCTCACGAACTTCACGCCCTTGGGCAGCTGGATGTCGCTCACGTGCAGCGTGGCGTTCTTCTTGAGGCTCGAGAGGTCCACTTCGATGAACTCGGGGAGGTCGGCCGGCAGGCAGCTGACTTCGAGTTCGGTCATGACGTGGGTCACCAGGTTGTGGTCGAGCTTGACGGCATCGGACTCTTCTTCACCCTTGTAGTGAAGCGGCACCTTCATGTGCAGGCGGGTCTTGGCGTCGACGCGCTGGAAGTCGATGTGCTGCACCAGCTGGCGGAACGGGTGGTATTGCACGTCGCGCAGCAGCACCTTGCTGGCGGCGCCGGCGATTTCCATTTCGAGGATCGACGAGTGGAAGGCTTCCTTCTTGAGGGCGTGCCACAGCGCGTTGTGATCGAGCTCGATCAGCTGGGGCTGGCCTTCACCACCGTAGACGATACCGGGCGTCTTGCCCGAGGTGCGGAGACGGCGGCTCGCACCCGTGCCCTGCTTGGCGCGCTCAAAAGCGACGAATTTCATATCAACTCCTGTAAGAGCCCACCGCGACCAGTGCGACTCCGGTTCAACAAGGACGCCATTCCAGAAAAAGGAAGGTGGCGCCCGCTTTTTGCCCGGATCAGAACAGGTTGTCCTGGTCCGAGAACAAACTCATCACCGACTCGCCCTTGGCAATGCGCTGGATCGTCTCGGCGATCAGCGGTGCCACGGAGAGCTGGCGAACCTTTCCGCACGCCAGGGCGCTGTCGGAAAGGGGAATGGTGTTGGTCACGACCACTTCGTCGAGCGCGGAGTGGGTGATGCGCTCGATGGCCGGGCCCGAGAAGATCGGGTGCGTGCAATAGGCGTAGACGCTTTTCGCACCGCGCTCCTTGAGCACTTCGGCCGCCTTCACCAGCGTGCCTGCGGTGTCGATCATGTCGTCCATGATCACGCAGTTGCGGCCATCGATTTCGCCGATCACGTTCATGACCTCGCTCACGTTGGCCTTCGGGCGGCGCTTGTCGATGATGGCGAGGTCGCAATTGAGCTGCTTGGCCAGCGCGCGGGCGCGCACCACGCCGCCGACGTCGGGCGAGACCACGATCAGGTCTTCGTAGTTCTTCTGGCGCAGGTCGCCCAGCAGCACCGGCGACGCATAGATGTTGTCGACCGGAATGTCGAAGAAGCCCTGGATCTGGTCGGCGTGAAGGTCCATCGTGAGCACGCGCTCGACGCCCACGGTTTCCAGCAGGTTGGCCACCACCTTGGCCGAAATCGGCACGCGGCTCGAACGCGGGCGGCGGTCCTGGCGGGCATAGCCGTAGTAGGGAATCACCGCGCTGATCCGCTCGGCCGAGGCGCGCTTGAGCGCGTCGACCATGATGAGCAGTTCCATCAGGTTTTCGTTGGTCGGAGCGCAGGTCGACTGCACCACGAACACGTCGCGCGCCCGGACGTTCTGGTTGATCTCGACGGTGACTTCGCCGTCGGAGAAGCGTCCAACGCGCGCGGCACCCAGCGAGGTACCGAGGTTCTGCGCGATTTCTGCGGCCAGGCCAGGATTGGCATTGCCGGTGAAAAC
This genomic window from Variovorax paradoxus contains:
- a CDS encoding 50S ribosomal protein L25/general stress protein Ctc; this encodes MKFVAFERAKQGTGASRRLRTSGKTPGIVYGGEGQPQLIELDHNALWHALKKEAFHSSILEMEIAGAASKVLLRDVQYHPFRQLVQHIDFQRVDAKTRLHMKVPLHYKGEEESDAVKLDHNLVTHVMTELEVSCLPADLPEFIEVDLSSLKKNATLHVSDIQLPKGVKFVSHGKLNPVIVSAVPPLVAEEPAPAAEGAAPAEGAAAPAANGKPAAKTAKPAAKK
- a CDS encoding ribose-phosphate pyrophosphokinase, with translation MQANHPDFMVFTGNANPGLAAEIAQNLGTSLGAARVGRFSDGEVTVEINQNVRARDVFVVQSTCAPTNENLMELLIMVDALKRASAERISAVIPYYGYARQDRRPRSSRVPISAKVVANLLETVGVERVLTMDLHADQIQGFFDIPVDNIYASPVLLGDLRQKNYEDLIVVSPDVGGVVRARALAKQLNCDLAIIDKRRPKANVSEVMNVIGEIDGRNCVIMDDMIDTAGTLVKAAEVLKERGAKSVYAYCTHPIFSGPAIERITHSALDEVVVTNTIPLSDSALACGKVRQLSVAPLIAETIQRIAKGESVMSLFSDQDNLF